In one window of Pedosphaera parvula Ellin514 DNA:
- a CDS encoding B12-binding domain-containing radical SAM protein, which translates to MQAQRKLRIALVSPKGPLYRHRGGIFKKSLRYQPLTLTTLAALIPAELNMEVTLFDEGISDLPLDLDVDLVGLTVITGTAKRAYELADHFRQRSIIVVMGGPHVTLIPEDAQPHADAIVIGYAEDTWPQLLRDFAAGCLAPRYDQAPQLNLADRPFPRRDLLPSQRYLTNNVFEATRGCVHSCDFCVVPSAWGRKPYQKPVADIIADIRQHGARKLIFVDLNLIADRGYALELFAALIPLRLQWYGLATVLLAEDPELLELAARSGCKGLLMGLESISTANLRQSRKGFNSPDKFFNLVESLHQHGIALQGCFVFGLDHDEPDVFLKTAEFAVQARIDLPRFAIVTPFPNTSLYKRLLAEGRIVTKNWELYDGQHVVFRPLRMGAEELQKGTEAAWKHTYSARSIVRRIRHSPAPWPVKLGTNLGYRFYAHNLSRFYNCDWIIGQTDAPITKVASPTGSLIATPDRP; encoded by the coding sequence ATGCAGGCCCAACGAAAACTCAGAATAGCCCTGGTCTCACCAAAGGGACCACTCTATCGGCATCGTGGAGGCATTTTTAAAAAATCGCTTCGCTATCAGCCTCTCACCCTGACAACCTTGGCGGCATTGATTCCCGCAGAGCTAAACATGGAGGTTACACTTTTCGACGAAGGCATTTCTGATTTGCCGCTTGACCTTGACGTCGATCTCGTGGGCCTGACAGTGATTACAGGCACAGCGAAACGCGCATACGAACTCGCCGACCATTTTCGGCAAAGGAGCATAATCGTGGTCATGGGCGGACCGCATGTCACCCTGATTCCCGAAGATGCTCAGCCTCACGCCGATGCCATCGTGATAGGTTACGCGGAAGATACCTGGCCGCAGTTGCTGCGCGACTTTGCCGCGGGTTGTCTGGCTCCCCGCTACGATCAGGCACCGCAACTTAATCTGGCTGACCGCCCATTTCCGCGTCGGGACCTGTTACCCAGCCAGCGCTACCTAACCAACAATGTCTTTGAAGCGACTCGCGGCTGTGTGCACAGCTGTGACTTCTGCGTTGTCCCGTCAGCCTGGGGGCGTAAACCATACCAAAAGCCTGTCGCGGATATCATCGCCGACATTCGCCAGCACGGCGCGCGCAAACTCATTTTCGTGGATCTAAACCTCATCGCCGATCGCGGCTATGCGCTGGAGTTGTTCGCAGCACTGATTCCCCTGCGTTTACAATGGTACGGTTTAGCCACCGTATTGCTCGCAGAGGATCCGGAACTTCTAGAATTGGCTGCCCGCAGTGGTTGCAAGGGATTATTGATGGGCCTCGAGTCCATTTCCACGGCCAACCTGCGTCAAAGCCGCAAAGGATTTAACTCGCCTGACAAATTCTTTAACCTCGTCGAATCGCTCCATCAGCACGGCATAGCGCTGCAAGGATGCTTTGTTTTTGGACTGGATCATGATGAACCGGATGTTTTTCTGAAAACCGCCGAATTTGCCGTTCAAGCCCGCATTGACCTTCCCCGCTTTGCCATAGTCACTCCATTTCCCAATACCAGTCTTTACAAAAGGTTGTTGGCCGAAGGGCGTATAGTCACCAAAAATTGGGAGTTGTACGATGGTCAGCACGTTGTCTTTCGGCCATTGCGTATGGGCGCAGAGGAGCTGCAAAAAGGAACTGAAGCAGCCTGGAAGCATACTTATAGCGCTCGCTCAATCGTCCGACGCATTCGCCACTCACCGGCTCCATGGCCGGTAAAGTTAGGCACCAACCTCGGCTATCGCTTCTACGCGCACAATCTTAGTCGCTTTTACAACTGCGACTGGATTATTGGTCAGACGGATGCGCCAATCACCAAGGTGGCTTCCCCGACTGGTTCCCTTATAGCCACCCCCGATAGGCCATGA
- a CDS encoding B12-binding domain-containing radical SAM protein — protein MRLTIVHPCIGRRPGQSYIRTWQMEPLPAATLAGLTPKDVEIRFYDDRMESIPYDEPTDLVALSVETYTAKRAYQIATEYRRRKVPVVMGGFHASLCPEEVTRYAESVVCGEAERIWPQVIDDARHGCLQKLYQQTGRPSLSGLRPNRAIFRGKRYLPIGLVEAGRGCHFKCEFCAVQTVFNSNQTRRPIDEILEEIRTLKNEKKLFFFVDDNITSNLAEAKEFFRALIPLNIRWVSQSSINAAHDDEFLELLVRSGCQGVLIGFESLNPANLRKMNKSFNTMRGGFEQALANLRRHRVRVYGTFVFGYDGDTPESFGETVEFAQRHALYIAAFNHLTPFPGTPLYQRLQAEDRLLYEAWWLDDNYSYNKIPFRPIGMTPEALQKNCLAARRKFYSWPSILKRSCDQVNRDNWFMWRNFYLINGLHRNDVSLRDHYPLGDESWQGQLLLAQ, from the coding sequence ATGCGCTTAACGATTGTTCATCCATGCATCGGCAGACGTCCGGGACAGAGTTACATTCGCACCTGGCAAATGGAGCCATTGCCAGCGGCTACGCTCGCTGGATTAACGCCGAAGGATGTTGAAATACGTTTCTACGATGATCGTATGGAGTCGATTCCTTACGATGAGCCCACCGACCTTGTAGCTCTCAGCGTGGAAACGTATACAGCAAAACGGGCGTATCAAATCGCGACGGAATATCGGAGGCGCAAGGTGCCAGTTGTCATGGGTGGATTTCACGCCAGTCTCTGTCCGGAGGAGGTGACACGTTACGCTGAGTCTGTTGTCTGCGGGGAGGCAGAACGGATATGGCCGCAGGTCATTGATGATGCGCGACACGGCTGTTTGCAAAAGCTCTATCAGCAAACCGGCCGCCCTTCGCTATCCGGTTTGCGGCCAAACAGAGCCATATTCCGGGGAAAACGGTATTTACCCATTGGACTGGTGGAAGCTGGACGAGGTTGTCATTTCAAATGCGAATTTTGCGCCGTACAAACCGTATTTAACTCCAACCAAACTCGCCGTCCCATCGATGAAATCCTCGAGGAAATCAGGACGTTAAAGAACGAAAAGAAGCTGTTCTTTTTCGTGGACGATAACATCACTTCCAACCTGGCCGAAGCCAAGGAGTTCTTTCGCGCACTTATCCCACTGAACATCCGTTGGGTCAGCCAGTCGAGTATCAATGCGGCGCATGACGATGAGTTTCTGGAGTTGCTTGTGCGTAGCGGTTGCCAGGGTGTACTGATAGGTTTCGAAAGCCTAAACCCTGCGAACCTGCGCAAAATGAACAAGAGTTTCAACACGATGCGAGGTGGCTTTGAGCAGGCATTGGCGAATTTGCGCCGTCACCGTGTTCGGGTTTACGGCACGTTTGTCTTCGGTTACGACGGTGACACTCCGGAGAGTTTTGGAGAAACAGTTGAATTTGCCCAAAGACACGCACTCTATATCGCCGCGTTTAATCATCTCACGCCATTTCCCGGCACACCGCTATATCAGCGCCTGCAGGCAGAAGATCGTTTGCTTTATGAGGCATGGTGGCTCGATGACAATTACAGCTATAACAAAATACCGTTTCGCCCAATCGGCATGACTCCGGAAGCATTGCAAAAAAACTGTCTTGCCGCCCGGCGCAAATTCTATTCATGGCCCAGCATTCTCAAACGCAGCTGCGACCAGGTGAACAGGGATAACTGGTTTATGTGGCGAAACTTTTATCTCATCAACGGACTGCATCGGAACGATGTCAGCCTGCGCGACCATTATCCATTGGGAGACGAATCATGGCAGGGACAATTATTGCTGGCGCAGTAA
- a CDS encoding GH3 auxin-responsive promoter family protein, which translates to MHPIATIANSIWSVTNIPSYWRFREALYHPGAVQQKRLNFYLRRSMHTAFGKAHGFQDIQSYTDFAEKVPLTDYDALLPWIDRIRQGEQCVLTNEPVTHLVPTSGTTGARKLIPFTKGLQREFNAAIGPWLIDLQSQAPGLLGGPAYWSITPAIRPKQAETSVVPIGFEADTAYLGGIRKKLVDAVMAVGSWVQHADSIEAFRYITLLALLRCPELRLISIWHPSFLSLLLDGLPSQWETLLTDLEQGTCKYAEALPPEMRRACFSHPLPKHARDLRRTNPLCPREIWPKLCVISCWANGASELAAKELGKRFPGLLLQPKGLIASEAFVTLPFGSYQPLAIHSHFFEFIDADGRILLVDTLKEGETYEVVVTTAGGLWRYRLGDRVQVSGFVGKTPSLRFLGRSGNISDRFGEKLSEAFVAQAIHECFDEHTLPRFVLLAPEEDAHGCRYTIYVEGVIQTNQVEKLEHLLRQNPHYAYCRDLGQLLSLRAFIINKNGYELYVERLAAPGARLGDIKPVILSSLSGWQNVFPGAHIEALSNVDASK; encoded by the coding sequence GTGCATCCCATAGCCACAATAGCAAATTCAATCTGGAGCGTTACCAATATTCCGTCATATTGGCGGTTTCGCGAGGCGCTCTACCATCCGGGAGCAGTGCAGCAAAAACGTTTAAATTTTTATCTGCGCCGAAGTATGCACACAGCTTTCGGCAAAGCTCATGGTTTCCAGGATATACAGAGTTATACCGACTTTGCGGAGAAGGTGCCGCTCACGGACTATGATGCGCTGCTTCCGTGGATTGACCGCATCCGCCAGGGCGAACAATGCGTACTGACGAACGAACCAGTTACTCACCTTGTACCCACCAGCGGAACCACGGGTGCGCGGAAGCTCATTCCATTCACGAAAGGATTACAACGCGAATTTAATGCGGCGATCGGCCCCTGGCTCATCGACCTGCAATCCCAGGCTCCAGGACTGCTCGGCGGCCCCGCTTACTGGTCCATAACACCTGCGATCCGTCCCAAACAGGCTGAAACTTCTGTTGTTCCGATCGGTTTTGAAGCCGATACCGCCTATCTTGGCGGAATTAGGAAGAAACTGGTGGATGCCGTGATGGCTGTCGGCTCGTGGGTGCAGCATGCCGATTCAATTGAAGCCTTCCGCTACATTACGCTGCTCGCCTTGCTCCGTTGCCCCGAGTTGCGACTTATTTCCATTTGGCACCCTTCATTTCTTTCATTGTTACTGGATGGTCTTCCGAGCCAGTGGGAAACTTTACTCACCGATCTGGAACAAGGAACCTGTAAATACGCCGAGGCTTTGCCACCAGAAATGCGGCGCGCTTGTTTTTCACATCCCCTTCCCAAACATGCGCGAGACTTACGCCGCACGAATCCACTATGCCCCAGGGAAATCTGGCCAAAGCTGTGTGTAATCAGTTGCTGGGCCAACGGAGCATCTGAATTAGCCGCAAAGGAACTCGGAAAACGTTTCCCAGGCTTGCTGTTGCAGCCGAAAGGCTTGATTGCTTCGGAAGCTTTCGTCACGCTACCTTTCGGCTCGTACCAACCATTGGCAATCCACTCTCATTTCTTTGAGTTCATCGATGCAGATGGCCGAATCCTTCTCGTGGACACTTTAAAGGAGGGGGAAACTTACGAGGTTGTCGTGACAACGGCGGGAGGACTTTGGCGCTATCGCCTGGGAGATCGCGTGCAGGTTTCTGGATTCGTCGGAAAAACTCCATCGCTACGTTTCCTCGGTCGGTCAGGAAATATCTCAGATCGCTTTGGAGAAAAACTTTCAGAAGCTTTCGTCGCACAGGCTATTCATGAATGCTTTGATGAGCACACATTACCACGATTTGTCCTGCTTGCTCCAGAGGAGGACGCTCATGGCTGCCGATATACGATTTACGTGGAAGGTGTAATCCAAACCAACCAGGTAGAAAAACTCGAGCATCTGTTGCGCCAAAATCCTCATTATGCTTACTGCCGTGACTTGGGGCAACTTCTGTCCCTTCGTGCATTCATTATTAACAAAAACGGATACGAGCTTTATGTCGAGCGACTGGCAGCGCCCGGTGCGCGGCTGGGCGATATTAAACCCGTGATCCTCAGTTCTCTATCGGGCTGGCAGAACGTCTTTCCTGGAGCACACATCGAGGCTCTCTCCAATGTGGACGCATCAAAATAA